Proteins from one Coffea arabica cultivar ET-39 chromosome 8c, Coffea Arabica ET-39 HiFi, whole genome shotgun sequence genomic window:
- the LOC113707170 gene encoding uncharacterized protein, translating to MAMPYDYEDGHQQQSGPDSLSYDPSFVPDPVKSFVVHLYRHIREKNVYEIHQMYENSFQTLSERMFKDVPWPSVDAVAPFVDNDHVFCLLYREMWFRHLYARLSPTLKQRIDSWDNYCSLFQVVLHGVVNMQLPNQWLWDMVDEFVYQFQSFCQYRAKMKNKTEQEIALLKQFDQAWNVYGVLNFLQALVEKSMIIQILEQEKEGLEQFTATDGYDYNGGSNVLKVLGYFSMIGLLRVHCLLGDYHTGLKCLLPIDLSQQGVYTSVIGSHIATIYHYGFANLMLRRYVDAIREFNKILLYIYKTKQYHQKSPQYEQILKKNEQMYALLAISLSLCPQVKLVEETVNSQLREKYGEKMLRMQRFDDEAFALYDELFSYACPKFITPSAPSFEDPLVNYNQDAYRLQLKLFLYEVKQQQLLSGVRTFLKVYSTISMGKLATYLEVDEPTLRTILLTYKHKTHAVDSDGKISSNADVDFYVDDDMIHVIESKPAKRYGDYFLRQIVKLEGVMTDVDRVKLE from the exons ATGGCGATGCCGTACGATTACGAAGACGGGCACCAGCAGCAATCCGGACCAGACTCACTGAGTTACGACCCGAGCTTCGTGCCGGACCCGGTAAAATCCTTCGTCGTCCATCTATACAGGCACATTAGGGAGAAGAATGTCTACGAGATTCACCAGATGTACGAGAACTCTTTCCAAACCCTAAGCGAACGTATGTTCAAAGACGTCCCCTGGCCCTCCGTCGACGCCGTTGCGCCTTTCGTTGATAACGACCACGTTTTCTGCCTTCTCTACCGTGAAATGTGGTTCCGGCACCTTTATGCTAGACTCTCCCCTACTCTCAAGCAGAGGATTGATTCTTGGGATAATTACTGCAGCCTCTTCCAG GTGGTATTGCATGGGGTGGTGAATATGCAATTGCCAAACCAGTGGTTGTGGGATATGGTGGATGAGTTTGTCTACCAGTTTCAGTCATTCTGTCAATATCGGGCAAAGATGAAGAACAAGACAGAGCAGGAGATTGCGCTTCTGAAGCAGTTTGATCAG GCATGGAACGTCTATGGTGTTCTTaacttcttgcaagctcttgtggAGAAATCTATGATTATTCAAATCCTGGAGCAAGAGAAGGAAGGGCTTGAACAGTTTACTGCTACTGATGGATACGATTACAATGGTGGAAGCAATGTTTTGAAGGTCTTGGGGTACTTTAGCATGATAGGTTTGCTTAGAGTTCACTGTTTGCTGGGCGATTATCACACTGGCCTAAAGTGCTTACTTCCAATTGATTTAAGTCAGCAAGGTGTATACACCAGTGTAATTGGAAGTCACATTGCCACTATATATCATTACGGGTTTGCCAATCTTATGCTGAGGAG ATATGTGGATGCCATTAGAGAGTTCAACAAAATTCTGTTATATATTTATAAGACTAAGCAATATCACCAGAAATCCCCACAATATGAGCAGATACTGAAGAAGAATGAGCAGATGTATGCCTTGCTGGCTATTTCTTTATCCCTTTGCCCTCAAGTGAAGCTTGTTGAGGAGACTGTGAACTCCCAATTACGTGAGAAATATGGTGAAAAAATGTTGAGAATGCAGAGATTTGACGATGAGGCATTTGCACTATATGATGAGCTTTTCTCCTATGCATGTCCTAAGTTCATCACTCCATCTGCTCCTAGTTTTGAGGACCCTCTTGTAAACTACAATCAG GATGCCTATAGGCTTCAGTTGAAGCTGTTTCTTTATGAAGTGAAACAGCAACAATTATTATCAGGTGTTCGAACATTTTTAAAAGTCTACTCAACGATCTCCATGGGCAAGCTTGCTACTTACCTGGAAGTGGATGAACCTACTTTAAG GACAATTTTGTTGACATACAAGCACAAAACACACGCTGTTGATTCTGATGGAAAGATCAGCTCCAATGCTGATGTTGACTTTTATGTAGATGAT GACATGATTCATGTTATAGAATCTAAACCAGCTAAGCGGTATGGGGATTATTTTCTGCGTCAAATTGTCAAG CTTGAAGGCGTGATGACCGATGTCGACAGGGTAAAGTTGGAGTGA